From Echinicola soli, a single genomic window includes:
- a CDS encoding SusC/RagA family TonB-linked outer membrane protein has product MAQSVPRKPLPKWLVEMTIQSMRWGLVFLLGLGLSITSFAQEVITGTVVASDEGEPIPGASVLLKGTTTGTTTDFDGNYSISVPDGEAVLVFSFIGYEKQEITVGNRSKIDIELVSSLTDLESVVVVGYGTMKKSDVTGAIAGVDSDLITERGTTSPVQALQGSVAGVQVSNSTGRLGDGFNMTIRGNNSLEGSEPLYVVDGVVTNNIDFLNPNDIAKIEVLKDASSAAIYGSRAAGGVVIVETKGGTDIPDATTFSFDTFYGVKTPARLPEMMSLEQWRDYHMSAYLGTTTNRPDMTPEEYEDVVLGPNNPVLAERFNNLDGFDWYDAVLRNGMQTNNHLTISHRSGASTYNIGVGYQKETGTLEQESLDKYTFNMNINQHINDKFMAGANMALSHGTNQRGSGNAMQEAFRLNPFLSPYAIDENGDEIVGELFPQPGKLTFPNGDWAANKTSTYNPLLEIANSSDDTRSLRGVGNAYLQYDPLDWLSLKSTFSVGFNNNRRGRFWGAQTNTGINNGNLPSSEVSYYNNMNTTWDNQLNINKSVNDHTFNFLALQSIFVDRTETANMSSTQQPFETEFYNVGSGLQETYNLGNYFSKSQLASFALRLNYSYLDKYLVTVSNRWDGSSLLSEGNKWQAFPSVALGWRLNKEAFLANSSTVSDLKLRLGYGTVGNNNVGPYRTVNALTNQTYYDFNGTAANGWTQNSIANKALTWEKTKEINIGVDFGFIMNRITGSVDYYNRLSDNLLVTQKLPLEIGFSDIASNAASVRNKGVEVMLNTINVENSMVTWSTTFTFTKNTNSIESLYGQSEVDDVGNGWFIGESIDAHYNFIYDGVWQAGEDAAAFNQTEGQAKARDVNNDGAINPNDDRVILGSSNPSWTGGIISNLQVGNFDMNFSVATQQGVLAYSDFHSNFTNVGDRGRQKLAIPSWYVPENTKGIPAQVSNEYPQPRNEGQYWGSGMAYYKDASFVKINNIGVGYTLPETLLSRASLKKVRVYVNVLNPFTFTDYDGWDPEWAQASLGIGRVSTITTQFGLSVKF; this is encoded by the coding sequence ATGGCACAAAGTGTACCAAGAAAGCCACTTCCCAAGTGGCTGGTCGAGATGACCATTCAATCAATGAGATGGGGGCTGGTATTCCTTTTGGGATTAGGCTTATCCATTACAAGTTTTGCACAAGAAGTGATCACTGGGACGGTGGTTGCATCCGATGAAGGAGAGCCTATACCCGGAGCTTCTGTCCTGCTAAAAGGAACCACTACTGGAACCACCACCGATTTTGATGGTAATTACAGCATCTCTGTTCCTGACGGAGAAGCCGTTTTGGTCTTTTCATTTATTGGGTATGAAAAGCAGGAAATCACTGTCGGAAATCGATCTAAGATCGACATTGAGTTAGTGTCCAGCTTAACAGATTTGGAATCTGTGGTCGTGGTAGGTTATGGAACCATGAAAAAATCAGACGTGACAGGAGCCATTGCCGGCGTGGACAGTGACCTGATCACTGAGCGGGGGACTACCAGCCCTGTACAGGCTCTCCAAGGAAGTGTAGCTGGTGTCCAGGTAAGCAATAGCACCGGTCGATTGGGGGATGGCTTTAACATGACGATCAGAGGTAATAACTCCCTGGAAGGTTCCGAACCATTATATGTGGTTGATGGGGTCGTGACTAATAATATCGACTTTTTGAATCCCAATGATATTGCAAAAATAGAAGTGCTGAAAGATGCTTCATCAGCTGCTATTTATGGTTCAAGGGCTGCTGGCGGTGTAGTGATCGTAGAGACCAAAGGCGGGACAGATATCCCTGATGCAACCACCTTTTCCTTTGATACTTTCTATGGGGTAAAAACTCCTGCTAGGCTACCTGAAATGATGAGTCTGGAGCAGTGGAGGGATTATCATATGTCGGCATATCTGGGTACGACCACGAACAGGCCTGACATGACACCAGAAGAATATGAAGATGTCGTATTAGGGCCAAACAATCCAGTTTTGGCAGAACGGTTTAATAATTTGGACGGTTTTGACTGGTATGATGCAGTGCTCAGGAACGGTATGCAGACCAACAATCACTTGACCATTTCCCATAGAAGTGGGGCGTCTACCTATAATATAGGTGTCGGTTACCAAAAAGAAACGGGTACCCTTGAACAAGAAAGCTTGGACAAGTACACGTTTAACATGAATATCAACCAGCACATCAACGACAAATTTATGGCTGGAGCAAATATGGCCCTGTCGCATGGAACCAATCAGCGTGGTAGCGGTAATGCTATGCAGGAAGCTTTTAGGCTAAATCCATTTTTGAGTCCATATGCCATTGATGAAAATGGTGATGAAATAGTAGGAGAGTTATTCCCCCAACCGGGTAAGTTGACTTTTCCAAACGGAGACTGGGCCGCCAACAAAACCAGTACCTACAATCCCCTATTGGAAATTGCTAATTCCAGTGATGATACCAGAAGCCTAAGAGGGGTTGGTAATGCCTATTTGCAGTACGATCCATTGGATTGGTTGAGTTTGAAATCCACCTTCTCTGTTGGCTTTAATAACAATAGAAGAGGACGCTTTTGGGGAGCACAGACCAACACAGGGATCAATAATGGGAACCTGCCTTCTTCTGAAGTCAGTTATTATAACAACATGAACACTACCTGGGACAATCAGTTGAATATTAACAAGTCCGTTAACGACCACACCTTTAACTTTTTAGCCCTTCAAAGTATCTTTGTGGACCGGACAGAAACTGCGAATATGTCGTCTACCCAGCAGCCTTTTGAAACCGAATTTTATAATGTAGGGTCTGGTTTACAAGAGACTTATAACCTTGGAAACTATTTTAGTAAGAGCCAGTTGGCGTCATTTGCCCTTAGGCTGAATTATTCCTATTTGGATAAGTACCTGGTGACCGTTTCCAATAGGTGGGATGGATCATCTTTGCTATCAGAGGGGAATAAATGGCAGGCTTTCCCTTCTGTAGCCCTTGGGTGGAGATTAAACAAGGAGGCCTTTTTGGCCAATTCGTCCACTGTTTCCGACTTGAAGCTTAGATTGGGATATGGCACCGTAGGGAACAATAATGTAGGCCCCTATAGAACAGTGAATGCCTTGACCAACCAAACGTATTATGATTTTAACGGAACCGCCGCAAACGGTTGGACGCAAAATTCCATTGCCAACAAAGCGCTGACCTGGGAAAAAACCAAGGAAATTAACATAGGGGTGGATTTTGGATTTATTATGAATCGTATTACCGGTAGTGTGGATTATTATAATCGCCTTTCTGACAATTTGTTAGTGACCCAAAAGCTCCCTTTGGAGATTGGTTTCAGCGATATTGCTTCCAATGCCGCTTCAGTGCGGAACAAAGGGGTGGAAGTGATGCTGAATACCATTAATGTGGAAAACAGCATGGTGACGTGGTCCACTACATTTACGTTTACCAAAAACACCAATTCCATCGAATCCCTGTACGGACAATCAGAAGTGGATGATGTAGGAAATGGCTGGTTTATAGGAGAGTCAATAGATGCCCACTACAATTTTATCTATGACGGAGTTTGGCAAGCAGGTGAAGATGCTGCTGCCTTTAACCAAACCGAAGGCCAGGCCAAAGCCAGGGATGTAAACAATGATGGGGCAATTAATCCCAATGATGATCGTGTAATCCTTGGTTCATCCAATCCTTCCTGGACGGGAGGTATTATTTCCAATTTACAAGTAGGGAATTTTGATATGAATTTTTCAGTAGCTACACAGCAAGGTGTATTGGCCTACAGTGATTTCCATAGCAATTTCACCAACGTAGGGGATAGAGGACGCCAAAAATTGGCCATACCTAGTTGGTATGTTCCTGAAAATACTAAAGGAATTCCTGCTCAGGTATCCAATGAATACCCTCAGCCAAGAAATGAGGGGCAATATTGGGGTAGCGGAATGGCCTACTATAAAGATGCTTCCTTTGTGAAGATCAATAATATCGGAGTAGGCTATACCCTTCCGGAGACACTGCTTAGTCGGGCCAGCCTTAAGAAGGTGCGGGTTTATGTCAATGTACTAAATCCCTTCACGTTTACGGACTATGATGGATGGGATCCTGAGTGGGCACAGGCCAGCTTGGGAATAGGACGTGTAAGTACGATCACGACGCAGTTTGGTTTGAGTGTTAAGTTTTAA
- the tnpC gene encoding IS66 family transposase: MENKGTDYKKLYEEALLTVSEKEDAIADLQSELDKLRRYIFGTKSEKRTGSTDQNQLGIFELGTTKAVQEELSESVSVQEQKPAPKKRAKGTGRMSLPEELEREEIVIEPAESTEGCVRIGEEITEVLEVVPACFYVKRYIRPKYARPNGEGIIIGTLPDRVIEKGIPSESVIAQLTVDKYVYGMPLHRQIDKYSKMGVRIPASSASDWVMRGWEQLRPLWELLSLVVISQKYLQVDETPIKVLDRDHKNGIHKGYMWLYHAPVDRLVLFDYRKGRDRSGPKEMLTDFKGIIQTDGWKVYDSLYGNHPDIHLTFCMAHARRYFVDAVKDYAEQANHVLDEIQQLYALEQRMREEALDWEGRTRERKIHAVPVLERLGKWLEENQYRYRPGSPLGKAIDYARSRWAGLSAYTLHGQMELDNNLVENAVRPLAIGRKAFLFAGSHQAAEMTAAMYSFMASCKKNNVNEFEWLKDVFERIQSHKQKDLYQLLPSNWKQYRPK; this comes from the coding sequence ATGGAAAACAAGGGAACCGACTACAAAAAACTGTATGAAGAAGCCTTGTTGACCGTGTCCGAAAAAGAAGACGCCATCGCCGACCTACAGTCGGAACTGGACAAACTCCGCAGGTATATTTTTGGCACCAAAAGCGAGAAACGGACGGGCAGTACCGACCAGAACCAGCTGGGGATTTTTGAACTGGGCACCACCAAAGCAGTACAGGAGGAGCTCTCAGAATCGGTATCCGTGCAGGAACAGAAGCCTGCACCGAAGAAAAGGGCCAAGGGTACGGGCCGTATGAGCCTTCCCGAAGAACTTGAAAGAGAAGAGATCGTGATCGAACCGGCCGAATCTACCGAAGGCTGTGTGAGGATCGGTGAGGAGATTACCGAGGTATTGGAGGTTGTTCCTGCCTGTTTCTATGTAAAGCGGTATATACGCCCAAAATATGCCAGGCCAAACGGTGAAGGGATCATCATCGGCACCTTGCCGGACAGGGTAATTGAAAAAGGTATACCTTCCGAATCGGTAATCGCCCAGCTTACTGTCGACAAATATGTCTACGGGATGCCCCTGCACAGGCAGATTGACAAGTACAGTAAAATGGGCGTACGGATACCTGCCTCAAGCGCCTCAGACTGGGTAATGAGAGGTTGGGAACAGCTCAGGCCTCTCTGGGAGCTACTCAGTCTGGTGGTCATCAGTCAAAAGTACCTCCAAGTCGATGAGACCCCGATAAAAGTCCTGGACAGGGACCATAAAAACGGTATCCATAAAGGATACATGTGGCTATACCATGCCCCGGTGGACAGATTGGTGCTCTTTGATTACAGAAAGGGAAGGGACAGATCCGGTCCCAAAGAAATGCTTACTGATTTTAAGGGTATCATCCAGACCGATGGGTGGAAAGTCTATGATTCTCTCTATGGGAACCATCCTGATATCCATTTGACTTTCTGTATGGCCCATGCGCGAAGGTACTTTGTCGATGCGGTCAAGGATTATGCCGAGCAGGCAAACCATGTTCTGGATGAGATACAGCAGCTCTATGCACTCGAACAACGGATGAGGGAAGAAGCCCTGGACTGGGAGGGGCGGACGCGGGAAAGGAAAATCCATGCCGTGCCCGTACTGGAAAGACTTGGGAAGTGGTTGGAGGAAAACCAATACAGGTACAGGCCGGGAAGCCCGCTGGGCAAGGCTATAGACTATGCCCGCTCCAGGTGGGCGGGGTTAAGTGCCTATACGCTTCACGGACAGATGGAGCTGGATAATAATCTTGTGGAAAATGCTGTCCGGCCCTTGGCAATCGGCAGAAAAGCCTTCCTTTTTGCCGGATCGCACCAAGCCGCAGAGATGACCGCAGCCATGTATTCCTTTATGGCCAGCTGCAAAAAGAACAATGTTAACGAGTTTGAATGGCTCAAAGATGTCTTTGAAAGAATACAAAGCCATAAACAAAAAGACCTTTATCAGCTCCTCCCTTCCAACTGGAAGCAGTACCGACCTAAATAA